One Paenibacillus crassostreae DNA segment encodes these proteins:
- a CDS encoding putative glycoside hydrolase, which produces MNIIWALLLMVVGSTTDIHTDHHKTVNNLTSSIYSIITESQPINTNITLEKTPQDGANSSIKVDPQLDAPIVKGIYVTAYSAGGSRMTELLELIDSTELNAMVIDIKDDAGYITYKTNNPTLQKLGEPKPFIGDIQLLMERLQKHEVYPIARIVVFKDTILAEKQPKLSFLKGDGTLWKNGNGDGFVNPYSQEVWDYNIELAKEAAALGFKEIQFDYVRFPEGFEKRADYLTYTKNEKTRSDIVSDFVEYARQELTPLGIRVSVDIFGYAASVPTAEGIGQDFVKISENVDVIAPMVYPSHYSTGWYGATNPDKEPYNVIKGSMVDTHKKLEPLGDQKPIIRPWIQDFTASWLGSGHYTKYDKTEVEEQIRALKDMGVHEYLLWNANNRYSKDVIYK; this is translated from the coding sequence ATGAACATCATTTGGGCATTATTGTTAATGGTCGTAGGCAGTACAACAGATATTCACACAGATCATCATAAGACGGTTAACAATCTGACATCATCTATTTATTCTATTATCACTGAGTCACAACCAATCAACACAAACATTACACTGGAAAAGACGCCACAAGATGGTGCGAACTCTTCGATTAAGGTTGATCCACAACTAGACGCTCCTATCGTTAAAGGAATTTATGTCACAGCCTATAGTGCCGGTGGTTCACGTATGACTGAACTACTTGAACTTATCGATTCAACTGAGCTTAATGCGATGGTGATAGATATTAAAGATGATGCTGGGTATATTACATATAAAACGAATAACCCGACTTTACAGAAGTTGGGCGAACCTAAACCATTTATCGGAGATATTCAACTATTGATGGAGCGACTTCAGAAGCATGAAGTGTACCCTATTGCTCGTATCGTAGTCTTCAAAGATACCATTCTCGCTGAGAAACAGCCGAAACTATCATTCCTAAAAGGAGATGGAACACTGTGGAAGAATGGCAATGGTGATGGGTTTGTGAATCCCTATAGTCAAGAAGTGTGGGATTATAATATCGAGCTTGCTAAAGAAGCGGCAGCACTTGGTTTTAAAGAAATTCAATTTGACTACGTTCGTTTTCCCGAAGGTTTTGAGAAACGCGCAGACTATTTGACGTATACAAAAAATGAAAAGACTCGTTCAGATATCGTTTCTGATTTCGTAGAGTACGCTCGTCAAGAGCTCACACCACTAGGTATACGTGTATCAGTTGATATTTTTGGATATGCAGCTTCTGTTCCTACGGCTGAGGGTATTGGCCAGGATTTCGTGAAGATTTCCGAAAATGTAGATGTAATTGCTCCTATGGTGTATCCAAGTCATTACTCTACAGGTTGGTACGGAGCAACAAATCCAGATAAAGAACCCTATAACGTCATCAAAGGTTCTATGGTGGACACTCACAAAAAGCTAGAGCCACTTGGAGATCAAAAACCAATCATACGACCTTGGATTCAAGATTTCACAGCCAGCTGGCTTGGAAGCGGACATTACACGAAGTATGATAAAACTGAAGTGGAAGAACAGATTCGAGCGCTGAAAGATATGGGAGTTCACGAATATCTATTATGGAATGCAAATAATCGTTATAGTAAAGATGTTATCTATAAATGA
- a CDS encoding YitT family protein, whose protein sequence is MLKKFWNILVIILGAITIACGFNLFLIPHQLLSGGVSGLSLLISYFSNWDVSILYLFVNIPILMIGWFKLGKRFIGLSILSVAATTWFIAVIPVNLVVTDMLLASVFGGVLIGIGSGLSFRVGGSTGGFDIIGSLVTRTYDFPVGNVLVGMNALVILAAGYFNDNWNIALASMASMYITGKVLDLIHISHVKVTVYIITNHTEELLSKLLVIPRGVTLIKTEGAFSHVSRDMLMTVTTRYELAELRSIIKKADPNAFVNIVETVGVMGSFRRR, encoded by the coding sequence TTGTTGAAAAAATTTTGGAACATATTAGTTATCATCCTTGGTGCAATCACAATTGCATGTGGTTTTAACCTATTCCTGATTCCTCATCAGCTGCTAAGTGGTGGAGTTTCTGGGTTATCCCTTCTCATTAGTTATTTCAGCAATTGGGATGTTAGCATTCTGTACTTGTTCGTTAACATTCCTATATTAATGATTGGATGGTTTAAATTAGGGAAAAGGTTTATTGGATTAAGCATTCTTTCCGTCGCTGCAACCACATGGTTCATCGCTGTTATACCCGTTAATTTAGTCGTGACCGATATGCTACTAGCTAGTGTATTCGGCGGTGTGTTAATAGGAATTGGTAGTGGATTATCATTTCGTGTAGGTGGATCCACTGGTGGCTTTGACATTATCGGTTCACTTGTCACACGTACATATGATTTCCCTGTAGGGAATGTTCTCGTGGGTATGAATGCTTTAGTTATTCTTGCTGCAGGTTATTTCAATGACAATTGGAATATCGCCTTAGCTTCTATGGCATCGATGTACATTACCGGTAAGGTGCTGGATCTGATTCATATTAGCCATGTCAAAGTAACTGTCTATATTATTACCAATCACACTGAGGAACTTCTTTCCAAATTGCTTGTGATCCCACGTGGTGTAACCTTAATTAAAACTGAAGGTGCTTTTTCCCATGTGTCCCGCGATATGTTAATGACTGTAACTACGCGATACGAGTTAGCAGAGCTGAGAAGCATTATAAAAAAAGCTGATCCCAATGCATTTGTTAATATTGTGGAAACCGTTGGTGTAATGGGTTCCTTCCGCAGAAGGTGA
- a CDS encoding DEAD/DEAH box helicase yields MKTFAEFGLEPKILQAITELGFEESTPIQDQAIPIAMTGRDLIGQAQTGTGKTAAFGIPLISKIAKEEEKIMALIMTPTRELAIQVSEEIGKLSRFKGIRSLAIYGGQDISRQIRSLKNKPQVIIGTPGRLLDHINRKTIRLSDVQTVVLDEADEMLDMGFMEDIQSILKLVPVERQTMLFSATMPANIQKLAQQFLNNPEHVSVIPKHVSAPLIAQAYIEVPERQKFEALSRLIDMESPELAIVFGRTKRRVDELSEALQKRGYSADGLHGDLSQNQRDAVMRKFRDGSIDVLVATDVAARGLDVSGVTHVINFDLPQDPESYVHRIGRTGRAGKEGTAWSFVTPREMDHFHFIERVTRHRIARKPLPTMAEAIEGKQRVTAERLLETVENGDLNEYKGIAIQLLDQYDSVQLLTAAMKLLTGEKKDTEIQLTPEDPMRAKRRKPDIRSGRKPSGSYGSRSASTSGSGGSGGSGGSSNYRRDRDSSGGGSRGGYAGKSNYKDGGAGRDSSARSSKPRPSSSTSRPAKRPDSSFE; encoded by the coding sequence TTGAAAACATTTGCAGAATTTGGTTTAGAGCCAAAGATTCTTCAGGCCATTACGGAACTAGGATTTGAAGAATCCACACCAATCCAGGATCAAGCGATTCCTATCGCTATGACAGGAAGAGATTTAATTGGTCAAGCACAAACAGGTACAGGTAAAACCGCAGCATTTGGTATACCTTTGATCTCCAAGATTGCTAAAGAAGAAGAGAAAATTATGGCTTTAATCATGACGCCAACTCGTGAGCTTGCCATCCAAGTATCTGAAGAAATTGGTAAGTTATCTCGCTTTAAGGGAATTCGTTCATTGGCGATTTACGGTGGACAAGACATTAGCAGACAAATTCGTTCCCTTAAAAATAAGCCGCAGGTCATTATTGGTACACCTGGTCGTCTATTGGATCATATCAATCGTAAAACAATTCGCTTGAGTGATGTTCAAACGGTTGTATTGGATGAAGCTGATGAAATGCTAGATATGGGCTTTATGGAAGATATTCAATCTATCCTGAAGCTTGTTCCAGTAGAACGCCAAACGATGCTTTTCTCCGCGACAATGCCAGCTAACATTCAGAAACTTGCACAACAATTTCTGAACAATCCTGAACATGTATCGGTTATTCCTAAGCATGTCAGCGCTCCTCTAATTGCTCAAGCTTACATTGAAGTTCCTGAACGTCAAAAGTTTGAAGCACTTAGCCGTCTTATCGACATGGAGTCCCCTGAACTAGCAATTGTATTCGGTCGTACGAAACGTCGTGTAGACGAATTGTCAGAAGCATTGCAAAAACGTGGATATTCAGCAGACGGACTACATGGCGATTTATCGCAGAACCAACGTGATGCAGTTATGCGTAAATTCCGTGATGGCAGTATTGATGTGTTGGTTGCAACAGACGTTGCAGCACGCGGGCTGGATGTATCTGGCGTAACGCATGTAATCAACTTCGATCTACCTCAAGATCCGGAAAGTTATGTTCACCGTATCGGCCGTACAGGTCGTGCAGGTAAAGAAGGTACCGCTTGGTCATTCGTAACTCCACGTGAAATGGATCATTTCCACTTTATCGAACGTGTTACACGTCACCGTATTGCTCGTAAACCACTTCCGACGATGGCTGAGGCTATTGAAGGTAAACAACGCGTTACAGCTGAAAGATTGCTTGAAACGGTTGAGAATGGTGATCTGAACGAATACAAAGGGATTGCAATTCAATTGTTGGATCAATATGATTCAGTTCAATTGTTAACTGCAGCTATGAAGTTACTAACAGGTGAGAAAAAGGATACTGAAATTCAGTTGACACCAGAAGATCCAATGCGTGCGAAACGTCGTAAACCGGATATCCGTAGTGGTCGTAAGCCATCAGGAAGTTATGGCTCACGTAGTGCTAGTACTTCAGGTTCAGGTGGTTCAGGTGGTTCAGGTGGAAGCAGTAACTATCGTCGTGATCGTGACAGTAGTGGTGGCGGAAGCCGTGGTGGATATGCTGGTAAGAGTAACTACAAAGATGGTGGAGCTGGTCGTGATTCTTCAGCGCGTAGTAGTAAACCACGTCCAAGTAGCAGCACTAGCCGTCCAGCAAAACGTCCAGATAGCTCTTTCGAATAA
- a CDS encoding YjcZ family sporulation protein yields MSVPMGYGAFTSTGAILVLFILLVIITRAFIL; encoded by the coding sequence ATGTCTGTACCTATGGGATATGGTGCTTTTACTTCTACAGGAGCTATCTTGGTTCTATTCATATTGTTGGTTATCATTACACGTGCATTCATTCTCTAA
- a CDS encoding YesL family protein → MEFKGAMGGIYRITEWITRIAYTNILWLVTSIPFLFVLLLKFMLYQVEATSNDHVVLNWGLGILAPFTLFPAISALFAVVRKWVMGDSEVPIFRTFFTGYKENYKQSMIGGIFYTLLFVVMWVDFKVYMNFNNLQLVGGVMLLLLIILFVSMFNFFSMVVHYHMGIFTIIKNAILLTVIRPFRMIATVLGSGMLLYVATLYPVLIFFFIVSLIALWSFFNFYGSFLKMQEQAERLRLIEEEKQAVELEENGV, encoded by the coding sequence TTGGAATTTAAAGGCGCAATGGGAGGCATATACAGAATTACGGAATGGATTACACGAATTGCATATACGAATATATTGTGGCTCGTCACTTCTATACCATTTCTATTTGTATTATTGCTGAAATTTATGTTGTATCAAGTTGAGGCGACTAGTAACGATCATGTGGTATTAAATTGGGGATTGGGTATATTGGCACCGTTTACATTATTTCCAGCTATTTCGGCTTTATTTGCAGTCGTACGTAAATGGGTCATGGGAGATTCAGAAGTTCCTATCTTTCGAACATTCTTTACTGGATACAAAGAAAATTATAAGCAAAGTATGATTGGCGGTATTTTTTATACATTGCTATTTGTAGTGATGTGGGTAGATTTTAAAGTGTACATGAACTTTAATAACTTGCAGCTAGTTGGCGGAGTTATGCTATTGTTGCTCATCATTTTATTTGTATCAATGTTTAATTTCTTCTCAATGGTTGTTCATTATCACATGGGTATATTTACGATTATAAAAAATGCAATTCTTTTAACAGTCATAAGACCATTCCGTATGATTGCAACTGTGTTAGGTAGTGGGATGCTGTTGTACGTAGCTACACTTTATCCTGTATTGATTTTCTTCTTTATTGTTTCTTTAATAGCGTTATGGTCCTTCTTTAACTTCTATGGATCCTTCCTCAAGATGCAGGAGCAAGCAGAGCGCTTAAGATTAATAGAAGAAGAGAAACAAGCGGTGGAATTAGAAGAAAATGGAGTGTGA
- a CDS encoding DUF1499 domain-containing protein, giving the protein MSLKRVLMGVIRSQEGTSDRAKDPKMKTRYYNLSKDKAWEEITSTLKKIPGYKVLHEVHSVGEIILEKRTAMGRTVDITVSVLAVTPVRSAVDIYSASRGSLGDLGANYRYIIHLFTSLDKKLAKYKVIE; this is encoded by the coding sequence TTGTCGTTAAAGAGAGTTCTAATGGGGGTCATAAGGAGTCAAGAAGGAACGAGTGACCGAGCGAAAGATCCTAAAATGAAAACGCGCTATTACAATTTATCGAAAGACAAGGCATGGGAAGAAATTACGTCCACGCTTAAGAAAATACCTGGTTACAAAGTATTACATGAAGTACACTCGGTTGGAGAGATTATTCTAGAGAAAAGGACTGCTATGGGCCGTACGGTTGATATTACAGTTTCTGTACTTGCGGTTACTCCAGTTCGTAGTGCAGTGGATATATATTCGGCATCCAGAGGATCATTAGGTGATTTAGGAGCTAACTACCGATATATTATTCATTTGTTTACTTCACTAGACAAGAAATTAGCTAAATATAAAGTTATCGAATAG
- the tpx gene encoding thiol peroxidase, whose protein sequence is MSQERTGVATIHGTPITLIGLELKIGDSAPDFTVSKTLTDEVSLKDYADKIKLISVVPSLDTGVCDAQTRRFNEAADQLGDNVVILTISMDLPFAQARWCGASGVERVVTLSDHKTASFGEAYGVLIKELRLDMRSIFVLDKNNKITYVQYLQEMTEHPNYEDALEAVKALL, encoded by the coding sequence ATGTCTCAAGAACGCACAGGTGTAGCTACAATTCATGGAACACCGATTACATTGATCGGTCTAGAATTAAAAATAGGTGATTCAGCTCCAGATTTCACGGTTAGCAAAACCTTAACCGATGAAGTATCACTGAAAGATTATGCTGATAAAATTAAATTAATCAGTGTTGTTCCATCACTTGATACAGGAGTATGTGACGCGCAAACTCGCCGTTTCAACGAAGCAGCAGACCAACTAGGTGACAACGTAGTCATTCTTACAATCAGTATGGATCTTCCATTCGCTCAGGCACGTTGGTGCGGTGCATCAGGTGTTGAACGTGTGGTGACACTGTCTGACCATAAAACAGCTTCATTCGGTGAAGCTTACGGTGTATTAATCAAAGAATTACGTTTAGACATGCGTTCAATATTCGTCTTAGATAAGAACAATAAAATTACTTATGTTCAGTATCTACAAGAGATGACAGAACATCCAAATTACGAAGATGCATTAGAAGCAGTTAAAGCGCTTCTGTAA
- a CDS encoding rhomboid family intramembrane serine protease codes for MIFIRYEDWRSYLKYYPVTTLLIIANIIMFLVLSFNGGSTNTMTLIRFGALLNEGEGWRYISSMFLHHGFEHLLFNCFALLVFAPPLERLLGWWRYVILYVLSGIIGNVLTVAYYNRVGELLLSVGASGAIYGVYGAFLYIAIFQRRIIDDSSRKTLYAMLIFGIVFSFISPNVNWLGHFGGLIGGFFVYGLLIRLTRKRR; via the coding sequence ATGATATTTATTCGATATGAGGATTGGAGAAGTTATTTAAAATACTATCCAGTCACGACTTTGCTGATTATTGCTAACATCATTATGTTCCTGGTCTTGTCTTTTAATGGTGGTTCCACCAATACAATGACATTAATTCGATTTGGAGCATTACTCAACGAAGGAGAAGGATGGAGATATATTTCTTCCATGTTCCTTCATCATGGATTTGAACATTTATTATTTAATTGTTTTGCTTTATTGGTATTTGCACCTCCTCTAGAACGTCTATTGGGATGGTGGAGATACGTGATCTTGTATGTATTGAGTGGGATTATCGGAAATGTGTTGACCGTGGCATATTATAATCGTGTTGGCGAGTTGTTATTATCTGTTGGTGCTTCAGGTGCGATCTATGGGGTTTATGGAGCCTTTCTGTATATAGCGATTTTCCAACGGAGAATAATAGATGACTCTTCAAGGAAAACATTATATGCCATGTTGATTTTTGGAATTGTATTCTCCTTCATTTCTCCGAATGTCAATTGGTTAGGCCACTTTGGTGGGTTAATTGGTGGATTCTTTGTCTATGGGCTCCTGATTAGACTTACTAGAAAGAGAAGATAA
- a CDS encoding LysR family transcriptional regulator codes for MELRQLQYFMKVAQKEHVTQAAEELHVAQSAVSRQIHQLEQELGVDLFIQKGRNLQLTPVGHLFCKRVESLMKELDQAVAEVHEFLNPEHGEIRIAFPHSLGIHLIPTVVSEFKKEYPNVKFRFKQGMFPSLIRDVISSEVDLAFISPFPEKHDQVKGDIVLTEELFAILPPNHTLAEEESIHLNQLKDDKFILFSEGYSLRPIVWQACSEAGFSPEIAFEGEETDTIRGLVAAGMGVSLLPEMAFFQSNPLQPSRVRISEPKVTRTIGLIHRSDDKLPLVAQAFRNFLLQYFDLHRGDCE; via the coding sequence GTGGAACTTAGACAGTTGCAATATTTCATGAAAGTTGCACAGAAAGAGCATGTTACCCAAGCGGCAGAAGAACTACATGTTGCTCAGTCCGCTGTGAGCAGGCAAATTCATCAACTAGAGCAAGAACTTGGTGTTGATTTGTTCATACAAAAGGGGAGAAATCTCCAATTAACACCTGTAGGACACTTATTCTGTAAAAGGGTAGAGAGTCTTATGAAAGAGTTAGATCAGGCTGTAGCTGAGGTTCACGAATTTCTTAATCCAGAACATGGAGAGATCCGTATCGCTTTTCCTCATAGTTTAGGTATACATTTGATCCCTACTGTCGTATCAGAATTTAAAAAGGAATATCCTAATGTGAAATTCAGGTTTAAACAAGGGATGTTCCCATCACTAATACGTGACGTTATTTCGTCTGAAGTTGATCTCGCTTTTATATCGCCATTTCCGGAGAAACATGACCAAGTTAAAGGTGATATTGTTCTGACTGAAGAGTTATTCGCCATTCTACCGCCTAATCATACTTTGGCTGAAGAGGAATCTATTCATTTAAATCAATTGAAAGATGATAAATTTATTCTGTTTAGTGAAGGTTACTCATTACGTCCTATTGTATGGCAAGCATGTAGTGAAGCTGGATTCTCGCCTGAGATTGCTTTTGAAGGTGAAGAAACGGATACGATACGTGGTTTAGTAGCGGCTGGAATGGGTGTTAGTTTATTACCTGAGATGGCTTTTTTTCAAAGTAATCCACTTCAACCTTCGCGCGTTAGAATATCTGAACCTAAAGTTACACGTACAATTGGCTTAATTCATAGATCAGATGATAAACTTCCATTGGTTGCCCAGGCATTTCGCAATTTTTTACTTCAATATTTCGATCTTCATCGTGGAGATTGTGAATAA
- a CDS encoding zinc metallopeptidase → MNSNSMFVLIIIAFLFSLWAQFRVKGTFNKWAKVQNSNGITGYEAARRMLDANGLQDIPIEPVKGSLTDHYDPIHKVVRLSEPVYYENSISAVSVACHEIGHAIQHKESYPMLVLRHRMFPVVNFASNIAPFLLIAGFIFSFTNLIGLGIIFFSAAVAFQLVTLPVEFNASNRARTIMIEQGFISNNEERGVAKVLNAAALTYVAAAVISLLELIRYIMIFTSNRD, encoded by the coding sequence ATGAATTCTAATTCCATGTTTGTACTTATCATCATTGCGTTTTTATTCTCTTTATGGGCTCAATTTCGTGTTAAAGGTACTTTTAATAAATGGGCTAAAGTACAGAACTCTAATGGAATAACTGGATATGAAGCTGCGCGTCGTATGCTAGATGCAAACGGTCTACAAGATATTCCAATTGAACCTGTTAAAGGTTCCCTAACCGACCATTACGACCCTATTCATAAGGTTGTCCGTTTATCCGAACCTGTATATTATGAAAATTCAATCTCTGCTGTATCTGTGGCTTGTCATGAAATAGGTCATGCCATCCAACATAAAGAAAGCTACCCAATGTTAGTACTACGCCATCGAATGTTTCCAGTCGTGAATTTTGCTTCTAACATAGCACCTTTCTTATTGATTGCAGGATTCATATTCTCTTTCACCAACCTTATTGGTCTAGGAATCATCTTCTTCTCCGCAGCAGTAGCATTCCAACTTGTAACATTACCAGTTGAGTTCAATGCTAGTAATCGCGCTCGGACTATTATGATTGAACAAGGTTTTATTTCTAACAATGAAGAACGTGGTGTTGCAAAAGTATTAAATGCCGCTGCACTCACATATGTTGCTGCTGCTGTAATATCACTTCTCGAATTGATTCGATATATCATGATCTTCACAAGTAATCGCGACTAA